Proteins encoded in a region of the Acidobacteriota bacterium genome:
- a CDS encoding iron-sulfur cluster-binding domain-containing protein, giving the protein MQSWQPESAVLAFLTTIHLALVVLRVHRSHMSGPFSLVGVVSLLFSASPFLLPTVIGIATGFGAHLVWFLACEVLVPKSSSAPARAVPPPAARPMVAVTRPVATAPAPKTRSRDFVLCPVLHVIQETPDIRTFRMGRPEGFDFSAGQFIAVRVRAEGKEHVRCYSVSSAPASRGFLEISVKRVGLVSGTLHATLRPGSMLAVMAPAGAFFYPGGEDRPLVLIAGGVGITPLMSMLRHAVETEPTRPVSLFYSVKTAADVAFREELKFLGHRHPQLRVIQVITGSAPPPEQPPGRINESLIAQTIPDLAHASCFLCGPPPMIDAMTSLLAALGVPPTQIHFEVFNPSVAAAAGLSPAGASAAAPAPAPAPAGAHEATFERSGVMARISGGQTLLDAAESCHASIPSLCRAGVCGTCRTRVVSGDVDCQSSMLDDQDRADGYVLACVSRLRSDCTVDA; this is encoded by the coding sequence TTGCAGTCCTGGCAGCCAGAATCCGCAGTCCTCGCCTTCCTCACAACCATTCACCTCGCGCTGGTCGTCCTGCGGGTGCATCGCAGTCACATGTCGGGGCCATTCAGTCTCGTGGGCGTCGTGTCACTGTTGTTCTCGGCGTCACCGTTTCTACTCCCCACTGTGATCGGCATCGCCACCGGCTTTGGTGCACACCTCGTCTGGTTCCTTGCGTGTGAGGTCCTTGTGCCGAAATCCTCGTCGGCCCCCGCGCGTGCGGTGCCACCGCCGGCCGCGCGGCCGATGGTGGCGGTCACCCGCCCGGTGGCGACCGCACCAGCCCCGAAAACGCGGAGCCGTGATTTTGTGCTGTGCCCGGTCCTTCACGTCATCCAGGAGACGCCTGACATCCGGACCTTTCGCATGGGTCGCCCCGAGGGCTTTGACTTCAGCGCGGGGCAGTTCATCGCCGTGCGGGTCCGCGCGGAAGGCAAGGAGCACGTGCGCTGCTACTCGGTCAGTTCCGCCCCCGCTTCGCGCGGGTTCCTCGAGATTTCTGTCAAGCGAGTCGGCCTGGTGTCGGGCACCTTGCACGCCACGCTGCGGCCAGGCTCCATGCTGGCGGTTATGGCGCCGGCCGGCGCGTTTTTTTATCCCGGCGGTGAAGACCGCCCGCTGGTGCTGATTGCCGGCGGCGTCGGGATCACGCCGCTCATGAGCATGCTGCGCCATGCGGTGGAGACGGAGCCGACCCGTCCAGTGTCGCTCTTCTATTCGGTCAAGACGGCGGCGGACGTGGCGTTTCGCGAGGAGTTGAAGTTCCTGGGTCATCGTCACCCCCAACTGCGGGTGATCCAGGTCATCACGGGATCGGCGCCGCCTCCCGAGCAGCCGCCGGGGCGCATCAACGAGTCACTGATCGCCCAGACGATTCCCGACCTCGCGCATGCCTCGTGTTTTTTGTGCGGCCCCCCGCCCATGATCGACGCGATGACCAGTCTACTGGCCGCGCTCGGCGTCCCTCCCACCCAGATCCATTTCGAAGTGTTCAACCCTTCGGTGGCCGCTGCCGCGGGCCTCTCGCCCGCCGGAGCCAGCGCCGCCGCGCCGGCGCCGGCCCCAGCCCCGGCTGGCGCGCATGAGGCCACGTTCGAGCGCAGCGGTGTGATGGCCCGTATTTCCGGCGGCCAGACCCTGCTTGACGCCGCTGAGTCCTGTCACGCTTCGATTCCGTCGCTGTGCCGTGCTGGTGTGTGCGGCACGTGCCGCACACGGGTGGTGTCGGGCGATGTAGACTGCCAATCCAGCATGCTCGATGATCAGGATCGCGCAGATGGCTACGTGCTCGCGTGTGTGTCGAGGCTGAGAAGTGACTGCACGGTTGATGCGTAG
- a CDS encoding cytochrome b/b6 domain-containing protein: MSKTTAATLPTAPTFSSEILRFRMSERQIHWAVAIPFMVCYVTATVLMAIYNPHPERPWRLVFSWTHRISGLALCVLPLWVIVRHWYDVAIHLANIREVWRWTLADLKWLLLTGPATFSKSVILPEQGKFNAGEKLNFMVLTVTVPLYLCTGLMIWSHQFAFPAWVLHLTMAALATPVLFGHLFMALVNPGTRKGLNGMITGSVDRHWASHHYGRWYRENFTDPAAAADSDVETASPTGSATGAAHPEVASGPPPARSHKASAERAEPSASTG, encoded by the coding sequence GTGTCAAAAACGACAGCAGCCACTCTTCCAACGGCTCCAACATTCTCGAGCGAGATCCTGCGCTTCCGCATGTCGGAGCGCCAGATTCACTGGGCCGTTGCCATCCCGTTCATGGTCTGTTACGTGACCGCGACCGTCTTGATGGCGATCTACAACCCGCATCCCGAGCGTCCGTGGCGGCTCGTCTTCTCGTGGACGCACCGGATATCCGGACTCGCCCTCTGCGTCCTTCCCCTCTGGGTCATCGTGCGGCATTGGTACGATGTGGCGATCCACCTGGCCAACATCCGCGAGGTCTGGCGCTGGACGCTGGCCGACCTCAAGTGGCTGTTGCTCACGGGCCCGGCCACGTTCAGCAAGTCGGTCATCCTTCCCGAACAGGGGAAGTTCAACGCAGGCGAAAAACTCAACTTCATGGTGTTGACGGTCACCGTGCCGCTCTACCTGTGCACGGGCCTGATGATCTGGTCGCACCAGTTCGCCTTCCCCGCGTGGGTGCTGCATCTGACGATGGCGGCACTGGCCACCCCGGTGCTGTTCGGACACCTCTTTATGGCGCTGGTCAATCCCGGCACGAGGAAGGGACTCAACGGCATGATTACGGGATCCGTTGATCGGCACTGGGCCTCGCACCACTACGGACGCTGGTACCGGGAGAACTTTACCGATCCTGCCGCGGCCGCAGACTCCGACGTTGAGACCGCGTCCCCCACAGGATCGGCAACCGGTGCCGCACACCCCGAGGTGGCTTCTGGCCCGCCGCCTGCAAGAAGTCACAAGGCGTCTGCCGAGCGGGCCGAACCCTCTGCCTCGACTGGTTGA
- a CDS encoding DUF1611 domain-containing protein, with product MPILRKPYLIFLADVTLASDAKTGFGLRDWCGADVIGECRLPQGTVSLGLPTMRPQEAASAGAGSLVIGVAVVGGQLPRTWLPPLVEALDHGLDLVSGMHTRLTSFPELVEAAARGGGRLVDVRATDRVLPTGTGIKRPGKRVLTVGTDCALGKKYTALALTRSLQAAGANATFRATGQTGIMIAGDGIAVDAVVADFVAGAAELISPANDPDHWDVIEGQGALFHPAYAGVTLGLIHGSQPDAIVLCHDPSRHTIEDYPHVPLPSLGVAIDRYLEAARLTNPDVRCAGIAINSSSLDEREWLAYQSRLAAEFDLPICDPVRTGVDAIAQRLLQPRRPESQ from the coding sequence GTGCCCATCCTTCGCAAGCCGTACCTGATATTCCTTGCCGACGTCACGCTCGCCTCCGACGCGAAAACGGGCTTTGGCCTGCGCGACTGGTGCGGCGCGGACGTGATCGGCGAGTGTCGTCTTCCACAGGGCACCGTGTCGCTGGGCCTGCCGACGATGCGGCCCCAGGAGGCGGCATCAGCCGGTGCGGGGTCGCTGGTCATCGGCGTGGCTGTGGTTGGCGGGCAATTGCCTCGCACATGGCTGCCCCCACTCGTGGAAGCGCTCGACCATGGCCTGGACCTGGTGAGCGGCATGCATACGCGGCTGACGAGCTTCCCTGAACTTGTGGAGGCCGCCGCCCGAGGCGGCGGTCGCCTCGTGGACGTGCGCGCGACGGATCGCGTGCTGCCCACCGGCACCGGCATCAAACGCCCCGGCAAGCGTGTGCTCACCGTCGGCACAGACTGCGCACTGGGGAAGAAATACACCGCGCTCGCGTTGACGCGCTCGCTGCAGGCGGCCGGCGCCAATGCGACCTTCCGCGCGACGGGCCAAACGGGCATCATGATCGCGGGAGATGGCATCGCCGTGGACGCAGTCGTGGCAGACTTCGTGGCCGGCGCGGCGGAATTGATCTCGCCCGCAAACGACCCCGATCACTGGGATGTGATCGAGGGCCAGGGCGCGCTCTTCCATCCGGCGTACGCCGGCGTGACACTCGGACTGATTCACGGTTCGCAGCCCGACGCGATCGTGCTGTGTCACGACCCGTCACGACACACCATCGAAGACTACCCACACGTACCACTCCCTTCGTTGGGCGTCGCGATTGATCGGTACCTGGAAGCCGCGCGACTGACGAACCCCGACGTGCGCTGCGCCGGCATCGCGATCAACTCTTCGTCTCTCGACGAGCGTGAGTGGCTGGCGTACCAATCGAGACTGGCCGCGGAATTCGACCTTCCCATCTGCGACCCCGTGCGCACCGGCGTTGACGCCATCGCGCAGCGACTCCTTCAACCGCGGCGGCCGGAATCTCAATGA
- a CDS encoding dipeptide epimerase — protein MTLHVALALERWPLLEPFEIARETIADFPLLHLTLTDAEGRQGRAEAAGVDYQDETPEGMAMTIRAVAPALRADLDGDALAALLPAGGARNAVDCALWDLRAKQTGVRAWETAGLPPLHPLTTAFTLGLGTADDVRRRARAAKDLPLIKLKVDRTRHIDLVRIVRDVLPSSRIVVDANESWTPALLESLLPAMAANGVELIEQPLPRGGDEALETLGASIPIAADESCTDRASLTALVSRYQAVNIKLDKCGGLTEALALARAARALGLDVMVGNMCGTSLGMAPAFLVAQLARWVDLDGPLLQHSDRPHPMTYTTGIVHPPEPELWG, from the coding sequence ATGACGTTGCACGTCGCGCTGGCGCTTGAACGCTGGCCGCTGCTCGAGCCGTTCGAGATTGCGCGCGAGACAATCGCCGACTTTCCGCTGCTCCACCTCACTCTCACGGATGCAGAAGGCCGACAGGGTCGAGCCGAAGCGGCCGGGGTGGACTACCAAGACGAAACACCGGAAGGCATGGCGATGACCATCCGGGCGGTCGCGCCGGCCCTGCGTGCGGATCTCGATGGCGACGCGTTGGCCGCGCTGCTGCCCGCCGGCGGAGCCCGCAACGCCGTCGACTGCGCACTCTGGGACTTGCGCGCCAAGCAGACAGGGGTTCGGGCCTGGGAGACGGCGGGCCTGCCGCCGCTGCATCCCCTCACCACGGCATTCACGCTGGGCCTGGGCACCGCAGACGACGTCAGGCGGCGCGCGCGGGCAGCGAAGGATCTGCCGCTGATCAAGCTGAAGGTCGATCGTACGCGCCACATCGATCTCGTCCGAATTGTCCGCGATGTACTGCCGTCGTCACGAATCGTGGTGGACGCCAACGAAAGTTGGACGCCCGCGCTGCTTGAGTCACTGTTGCCCGCGATGGCGGCCAACGGTGTCGAGTTGATTGAGCAGCCGCTACCGCGCGGCGGCGACGAGGCGCTCGAGACGCTGGGAGCGTCGATCCCGATCGCGGCCGACGAGTCATGCACCGACCGCGCGTCGTTGACCGCGCTGGTCTCGCGGTACCAGGCGGTGAACATCAAGCTCGACAAGTGCGGCGGCCTGACCGAGGCGCTGGCACTGGCCCGCGCCGCCCGCGCGCTCGGCCTCGACGTCATGGTCGGCAACATGTGCGGCACATCGCTCGGCATGGCGCCGGCGTTTCTCGTCGCCCAATTGGCCCGATGGGTGGACCTGGATGGTCCACTGCTGCAGCACAGCGACCGTCCACATCCCATGACCTACACCACCGGCATTGTGCACCCGCCTGAGCCTGAGCTCTGGGGCTAG
- a CDS encoding D-aminoacylase: MLATAGVLAGVSLVALDRPAPQSSTTLIRNAILIDGTGAAPVRGDVRVTGDRIVAVGTLAPMDGDRVIDAGGLALAPGFIDTHSHHDRGLQTGRDALAMVSQGITTIVIGQDGGGSGLAALFNRLEKEPVSVNVASYAGHGPLRSRVMGEDFKRKATAEEVERMKPLLQAEMEAGALGLSTGLEYDPGIYSDRSEVLALAKVAGDAGGRYISHVRSEDRWFWEAIDEVIAIGRTHNMPVQISHIKLGMLDLWGQADKAIAVLNKARASGVQLTADIYPYTYWQSNLGVFFPTRNFSDRTEATFVLEHVTHAEEIIFNSFSRHPEYAGKTLAQVAVLRGTSNVQTLLDLLDEPGGPGVGIVARGMADADVERLMQWPFANLCSDGQSTGLHPRGFGSFPKVLGPFVRDKKLFPVEEAVRKMTSLAAANVGLLNRGRLAPGHFADLVLFDPATVADRADFGKAQAQAVGIHTVWVNGQIVFQNGKTTGTYSGRPIRREAPVRPR, from the coding sequence ATGCTCGCCACCGCCGGGGTGCTCGCCGGCGTCTCACTGGTGGCCCTTGATCGGCCGGCTCCACAATCGTCTACCACGCTGATTCGCAACGCCATCCTGATCGACGGCACTGGCGCCGCTCCGGTGCGCGGCGATGTGCGCGTGACCGGTGACCGCATTGTCGCGGTCGGAACGCTGGCGCCGATGGACGGGGATCGCGTGATTGACGCCGGCGGCCTGGCCCTGGCCCCGGGGTTCATCGACACACACAGCCACCACGATCGCGGCTTGCAGACCGGTCGTGATGCGCTCGCCATGGTGAGTCAGGGCATCACCACGATCGTCATCGGCCAGGACGGCGGTGGGTCGGGGTTGGCCGCGCTCTTCAATCGGCTGGAGAAGGAACCCGTCTCGGTGAACGTGGCCTCGTATGCCGGTCACGGTCCACTGCGAAGCCGCGTCATGGGCGAGGACTTCAAGCGGAAAGCGACTGCGGAAGAAGTTGAACGCATGAAGCCGTTGCTCCAGGCCGAGATGGAAGCCGGTGCTCTTGGCCTGTCCACCGGCCTTGAGTACGACCCGGGCATCTATTCGGACCGTTCCGAGGTGCTGGCGCTGGCCAAGGTCGCCGGTGATGCCGGCGGCCGCTACATCAGTCACGTGCGCAGCGAGGATCGATGGTTCTGGGAGGCGATCGACGAAGTGATCGCCATCGGCCGTACGCACAACATGCCGGTGCAAATCTCGCACATCAAACTAGGCATGTTGGATCTGTGGGGGCAGGCGGACAAGGCGATCGCCGTGCTCAACAAGGCGCGTGCATCCGGCGTGCAACTCACGGCCGACATCTACCCCTACACCTACTGGCAATCCAACCTCGGCGTCTTTTTTCCCACGCGCAATTTCTCGGATCGCACAGAAGCCACGTTCGTGCTCGAGCACGTCACACACGCCGAAGAGATCATCTTCAACAGCTTCAGCCGGCATCCCGAGTACGCGGGCAAGACGCTGGCGCAAGTCGCAGTGCTGCGCGGCACATCAAATGTGCAGACCCTGCTCGACTTGCTCGACGAGCCCGGCGGCCCCGGCGTCGGCATCGTGGCTCGGGGGATGGCCGATGCGGATGTGGAGCGACTGATGCAGTGGCCGTTCGCCAATCTATGCAGCGACGGCCAGTCCACCGGCCTTCACCCTCGCGGCTTCGGCAGTTTTCCGAAAGTGCTCGGACCCTTTGTGCGCGACAAGAAATTGTTTCCGGTCGAAGAGGCCGTGCGCAAAATGACCAGCCTGGCGGCAGCAAACGTGGGCCTGCTGAATCGCGGCCGCCTGGCACCGGGGCACTTTGCGGATCTTGTACTCTTCGATCCTGCAACCGTGGCCGACCGAGCTGACTTCGGCAAGGCTCAGGCGCAGGCGGTGGGCATCCACACCGTCTGGGTCAACGGGCAGATTGTGTTTCAGAACGGCAAGACCACCGGCACGTACTCGGGCCGACCCATCCGCAGAGAAGCACCCGTTCGCCCGCGCTAG
- a CDS encoding CocE/NonD family hydrolase, with product MAAGAALVAQRGGGLPPDQVAQRLAAERELHEIAVVDRKVMMPMRDGVRLATDIYRPKGAGQVGTIFVRTPYNFNFWDVANGVPGNMSAMITAVKRGYAYVVQNERGHYFSEGHYDILGTRADGVDAMAWIAKQPWSNGKIGTTGCSSTAEWQMGVAGERPPAYAAMNIQGHGAGIGRVGPYWEQGNWYRGGAVQMLFTTWIMREQNTLRPMFPRDLSQEDLIKASKMFDLVPRMPVVDWSEALSHLPVQDILRTVGASKGIFADTMPVDTGGAMIQREPNDPAWYKGGLYHETMPLDVPGLHFMSWYDVSVGPNLALYNHARKTSKVADQQWAIIAPVAHCAYTRASADTVVGERSMGDARLNYQEIVDSFFDRFVKGAASPVIDKLSKVTYFTMGLNKWQTSDVWPPRGAQPMTFYLASGGRANTMTGDGVLGEAPPATDRPDRFTYDPMNPVTSYGGNVCCTGTAIQAGSFDQRKMETRDDILVYTTAPFADGLELSGSITPTLYVSSDAKDTDFTVKVIDVYPDGRAYNLDETIQRMRYRDGYDKRVWMTPANVYKVTMQPLNTSNYFAAGHRLRIEVSSSNFPRFDRNLNTGGRNFDESRPVVARNAVHHSTQYPSQVTITVVKR from the coding sequence ATGGCCGCTGGCGCGGCTCTGGTGGCTCAACGGGGCGGCGGTCTTCCGCCCGATCAAGTCGCGCAGCGGCTTGCGGCCGAACGCGAGCTGCACGAAATCGCCGTCGTCGATCGCAAGGTCATGATGCCGATGCGCGATGGCGTGAGGCTGGCCACCGACATTTATCGGCCTAAAGGCGCTGGCCAGGTGGGGACCATTTTTGTCCGCACGCCCTACAACTTCAACTTCTGGGACGTGGCCAACGGAGTGCCCGGCAACATGTCGGCGATGATCACGGCGGTCAAGCGCGGCTATGCCTACGTCGTTCAGAACGAGCGCGGCCACTACTTCTCTGAAGGGCACTACGACATCCTCGGCACACGCGCGGACGGCGTGGACGCGATGGCGTGGATCGCCAAACAGCCCTGGTCCAACGGCAAGATCGGCACCACCGGATGTTCGTCCACCGCCGAATGGCAGATGGGCGTGGCAGGGGAGCGGCCGCCAGCGTATGCGGCCATGAACATCCAGGGGCACGGCGCCGGCATCGGACGCGTCGGCCCCTATTGGGAGCAGGGCAACTGGTATCGCGGCGGCGCGGTGCAGATGCTCTTCACCACGTGGATCATGCGCGAGCAAAACACGTTGCGGCCGATGTTCCCGCGCGATCTGTCGCAAGAGGATCTGATCAAGGCCTCAAAGATGTTCGACCTTGTGCCGCGGATGCCGGTGGTGGACTGGTCAGAGGCGCTTTCGCATCTGCCCGTGCAGGACATCCTCCGAACCGTCGGCGCCTCGAAGGGCATCTTCGCAGATACGATGCCGGTGGACACAGGCGGCGCGATGATTCAGCGCGAACCGAACGATCCAGCCTGGTACAAGGGTGGTCTGTATCACGAGACGATGCCCCTGGATGTGCCAGGACTGCACTTCATGTCGTGGTACGACGTATCGGTGGGCCCGAACCTGGCGCTCTACAACCACGCGCGCAAGACATCGAAGGTGGCCGACCAGCAGTGGGCGATCATCGCCCCCGTGGCGCACTGCGCGTACACGCGCGCCTCGGCCGACACAGTGGTGGGGGAGCGCAGCATGGGCGACGCGCGCCTGAACTACCAGGAAATTGTGGACTCGTTCTTCGATCGCTTCGTGAAGGGCGCGGCCAGCCCGGTCATCGACAAGCTGTCGAAGGTGACGTACTTCACGATGGGCCTGAACAAGTGGCAGACGTCGGATGTGTGGCCGCCGCGGGGCGCGCAGCCGATGACGTTTTACCTTGCGAGCGGCGGCCGGGCGAACACGATGACCGGCGACGGCGTGCTTGGTGAGGCGCCGCCGGCCACCGACCGCCCCGATCGGTTCACGTACGATCCGATGAACCCGGTGACGTCCTACGGCGGCAATGTCTGCTGCACGGGCACCGCGATTCAGGCCGGGTCATTCGACCAGCGCAAGATGGAGACGCGTGACGACATTCTCGTCTACACCACAGCGCCTTTCGCAGACGGGCTTGAGCTGAGCGGCTCTATCACGCCGACGCTGTATGTCTCCTCGGACGCCAAAGACACCGACTTCACCGTCAAGGTGATCGACGTCTACCCGGACGGGCGCGCCTACAACCTCGACGAGACCATCCAGCGCATGCGCTACCGCGACGGCTACGACAAACGCGTCTGGATGACTCCGGCCAACGTGTATAAGGTGACGATGCAGCCGTTGAATACGAGCAACTACTTCGCGGCCGGTCACCGCCTGCGCATCGAGGTGTCGAGCAGCAACTTCCCGCGTTTCGATCGCAACCTCAACACCGGGGGGCGGAACTTCGACGAGTCCAGGCCGGTGGTGGCCCGCAACGCCGTCCATCACTCGACGCAATACCCCTCGCAGGTGACGATCACTGTTGTGAAGCGCTGA
- a CDS encoding SDR family oxidoreductase codes for MILVTGASGYVGGRLVPRLLEAGYQVRVLARDPGRLQGRSWSGDVETVQADALKPDTLGPAMAGVTCAYYMIHSMQKASAGSSDFHERDQTAARNFSRAAKAAGVERIVYLGGLGDPKADLSHHLRSRQQTGDALREGGVPVTEFRAAVIVGSGSASFEMIRNLTERLPAMICPKWVYTRVQPIGIRNVLDYLAGALEVPESTGRTIEIGGADVLTYGDMMLGYAQVRGLKRWLIPVPVLTPRLSSYWVHWVTPIPAEIATPLIEGLRNEVVVRDDTARRLFPAIEVLDYRTAVERALAELDAGHVESTWSDALATSQGDTAPFAFTQQDGMLIERRQRVVAAPPAAVFKAFTAIGGDRGWPSFNWAWRLRGMLDRLVGGVGFRRGRRDPDVLRAGDALDFWRVEAVEPDRLLRLRAEMKVPGRAWLQFEARPHDAGQTLLVQTAFFAPKGLFGLLYWYSLYPMHGPIFNSMIDNLGRKALQQRPVASVSLFVLVSGKKLCVRGVGGGVPGGWGAGPVRVGGCRLR; via the coding sequence TTGATTCTTGTCACGGGTGCCAGCGGCTACGTGGGCGGACGTTTGGTGCCTCGGCTTCTTGAAGCCGGATACCAGGTGCGCGTGCTGGCGCGAGACCCAGGCCGGCTCCAGGGGCGGTCGTGGTCCGGCGATGTGGAAACTGTCCAGGCCGACGCATTGAAGCCAGACACGCTGGGGCCGGCGATGGCCGGTGTGACCTGCGCGTATTACATGATCCACAGCATGCAGAAGGCTTCTGCAGGCTCCAGCGATTTCCATGAGCGCGACCAGACGGCCGCGCGGAATTTCAGCCGTGCGGCCAAGGCGGCCGGCGTGGAGCGCATCGTCTACCTCGGCGGACTGGGAGATCCCAAAGCAGACCTGTCGCACCACCTGCGTTCGCGACAGCAGACGGGCGATGCGCTTCGCGAGGGCGGAGTGCCCGTGACCGAATTTCGCGCGGCCGTCATCGTCGGTTCCGGGAGCGCGTCGTTCGAGATGATCCGCAACCTGACGGAGCGTCTGCCGGCGATGATCTGCCCGAAGTGGGTCTACACGCGCGTGCAGCCTATTGGCATCCGCAATGTGCTGGACTACCTCGCCGGCGCGCTCGAGGTGCCGGAGAGCACCGGCCGGACGATCGAAATCGGCGGTGCCGACGTGCTGACGTACGGCGACATGATGCTCGGTTATGCGCAGGTTCGCGGTTTGAAGCGCTGGCTGATTCCTGTCCCGGTGCTGACGCCGCGCCTGTCGTCGTACTGGGTGCACTGGGTGACGCCCATTCCGGCCGAGATCGCCACGCCGCTGATTGAAGGCCTGCGCAACGAAGTGGTGGTGCGCGATGACACGGCGCGCCGCCTGTTTCCGGCGATCGAAGTGCTTGATTACCGCACAGCCGTTGAGCGCGCGTTGGCGGAGCTCGATGCCGGTCATGTGGAGTCCACCTGGAGTGACGCGCTCGCCACGTCCCAGGGGGACACCGCGCCCTTCGCCTTCACGCAGCAGGACGGCATGTTGATTGAACGGCGGCAGCGCGTGGTGGCCGCGCCGCCGGCTGCCGTCTTCAAAGCGTTCACGGCGATTGGCGGCGATCGTGGGTGGCCCAGCTTCAATTGGGCGTGGCGCTTGCGCGGGATGCTGGATCGGCTCGTCGGCGGCGTGGGCTTTCGCCGCGGCCGCAGAGACCCTGACGTGCTGCGCGCGGGGGACGCACTGGACTTCTGGCGCGTCGAAGCCGTGGAGCCCGATCGCTTGCTGCGCCTCCGAGCTGAGATGAAGGTGCCCGGCCGCGCCTGGCTGCAGTTTGAGGCACGCCCACACGACGCCGGTCAGACGCTGCTGGTGCAGACCGCCTTCTTCGCACCCAAAGGTCTTTTTGGGCTCCTGTACTGGTATTCGCTGTATCCGATGCACGGGCCGATCTTCAACAGCATGATCGACAACCTGGGACGGAAGGCGCTTCAGCAGAGGCCCGTCGCTTCGGTAAGTTTGTTTGTTCTCGTCAGTGGGAAGAAGCTGTGTGTTCGGGGTGTCGGTGGTGGCGTGCCGGGGGGTTGGGGGGCGGGTCCGGTTCGAGTGGGCGGCTGCCGTCTCCGTTGA
- a CDS encoding RNA polymerase sigma factor: MPAFDAIYRAESRRVLATLIRLLGDFDLAEEALHDAFTAALERWPVDGVPGNPRAWLVSTGRFKAIDVLRRRARFDRAAAALAASIEAEASSAGQEVEVDADEVEDDRLRLIFTCCHPALSRDAQLALTLREVCGLTTEEIGHAFLTDPRTIAQRIVRAKGKIRDARIPYQVPSRTELPDRLDNVLHVIYLVFNEGYSASSGDALTRQDLSGEAIRLGRLLVELLGEPEASGLLALMLLQESRRAARTSEDGELVLLADQDRARWDRALIAEGAGRLEQALASRRIGPYTLQAAIAAAHAHAATAEATDWQAIVALYDVMVRLDASPVMQLNRAAAVSMRDGPAEGLALMDALLAAGDLDDYYLAHSARADMCRRLGRTADARASYARALELTRQGPERRFLERRMAELTTGNRLGKHGFQG, translated from the coding sequence TTGCCCGCTTTTGACGCCATCTACCGTGCAGAGTCCAGGCGCGTATTGGCGACGCTGATACGCCTCCTCGGCGATTTTGATCTCGCCGAGGAGGCCTTGCACGACGCGTTCACGGCCGCGCTGGAACGCTGGCCCGTGGACGGCGTCCCTGGGAACCCTCGCGCCTGGCTGGTGTCCACCGGTCGTTTCAAAGCGATCGATGTGCTGCGGCGTCGCGCGCGTTTCGACCGCGCCGCGGCGGCCCTGGCCGCCAGCATCGAGGCCGAGGCCTCATCTGCCGGCCAGGAAGTGGAGGTGGATGCCGATGAGGTGGAGGACGACCGCCTGCGCCTGATCTTCACCTGCTGCCATCCGGCCCTGTCCCGGGACGCCCAACTGGCGCTGACCCTTCGCGAAGTGTGCGGTCTCACCACCGAGGAGATCGGCCACGCGTTCCTCACCGACCCGCGTACCATCGCCCAGCGCATCGTCCGCGCCAAAGGCAAAATCCGTGATGCGCGTATTCCGTATCAGGTGCCGTCGCGCACCGAACTGCCCGACCGGCTCGATAACGTTCTGCATGTGATTTACCTGGTCTTCAACGAGGGCTATTCGGCGTCGTCGGGTGATGCGTTGACGCGGCAGGATCTTTCAGGCGAGGCCATCCGTCTTGGCCGGCTGCTGGTGGAACTACTGGGCGAGCCCGAGGCGTCGGGCCTGTTGGCGTTGATGCTGTTGCAGGAATCGCGGCGGGCGGCTCGCACGTCGGAAGATGGTGAGTTGGTCCTGCTGGCCGACCAGGACCGAGCGCGGTGGGACCGTGCGCTCATCGCCGAGGGTGCCGGGCGGCTTGAGCAGGCGCTGGCCTCGCGCCGCATCGGTCCGTATACGCTGCAAGCGGCCATTGCGGCGGCGCACGCGCATGCGGCCACCGCCGAGGCCACGGACTGGCAGGCGATCGTCGCACTGTATGACGTCATGGTGCGTCTCGACGCGTCGCCGGTAATGCAACTCAATCGCGCGGCCGCGGTATCGATGCGTGACGGCCCGGCGGAGGGGCTGGCGTTGATGGATGCGCTGCTTGCGGCCGGCGATCTGGACGATTACTACCTGGCGCACTCGGCGCGCGCCGACATGTGCCGGCGGCTTGGACGAACGGCCGACGCCAGAGCGTCGTACGCGCGGGCGCTCGAGCTCACCCGCCAGGGGCCCGAACGGCGCTTCCTCGAACGGCGCATGGCCGAGCTGACGACAGGCAACCGCCTGGGCAAACATGGGTTCCAGGGCTGA
- a CDS encoding YciI family protein yields MRYLCVIYDDEQMMAGMSKEQGEAFMGEYFAFTDGIKKSGHYLGGEALEPVATATSVRIRNGKLSTTDGPFAETKEQLGGYYLINARDLNDAIQVAAKIPSARTGTVEIRPIVEFGTPS; encoded by the coding sequence ATGCGTTACTTGTGCGTGATTTATGACGATGAACAGATGATGGCGGGGATGTCGAAGGAACAGGGCGAGGCCTTCATGGGCGAGTACTTTGCCTTTACCGACGGCATCAAGAAGAGCGGCCACTACCTCGGCGGCGAGGCCCTGGAGCCGGTGGCCACGGCCACCTCCGTCCGGATTCGAAACGGCAAGCTGTCCACCACAGACGGCCCATTCGCGGAAACGAAGGAACAGTTGGGCGGCTACTACCTCATTAACGCGCGTGACCTCAACGACGCCATCCAGGTGGCGGCCAAAATTCCGTCGGCCCGCACCGGCACCGTAGAAATCCGCCCTATCGTCGAGTTCGGCACGCCTTCCTGA